In Sulfitobacter sp. OXR-159, the following proteins share a genomic window:
- a CDS encoding cupredoxin domain-containing protein yields MKHLLLTIALASSFAAPGFAGEAAHGNKSGDTHGEMKIGMPGDAAAVDRTVEIDMVETDDGEMLFKGGDLDFKEGETVRFVVRNEGELDHEFILDSQKKNAAHKNEMADMSGMNMGHNEPNRIRLAPGEDAEIIWTFANNGTFEAACLIPGHYESGMFREVSVTH; encoded by the coding sequence ATGAAACATCTACTGCTGACAATCGCACTGGCTTCCTCCTTTGCGGCACCGGGGTTTGCCGGCGAAGCGGCTCACGGAAACAAGTCCGGCGACACCCATGGAGAAATGAAGATCGGCATGCCCGGCGATGCCGCTGCGGTGGACCGCACGGTCGAGATCGACATGGTCGAAACAGACGACGGCGAAATGCTGTTCAAGGGCGGCGATCTGGATTTCAAAGAAGGCGAGACCGTCCGTTTCGTCGTCCGCAACGAGGGCGAGTTGGACCATGAGTTCATTCTCGACTCGCAAAAGAAGAACGCCGCGCACAAGAACGAAATGGCGGATATGAGCGGTATGAATATGGGTCATAATGAGCCCAACCGCATCCGGCTCGCGCCCGGCGAAGATGCCGAAATCATCTGGACATTTGCAAATAACGGCACGTTCGAAGCTGCTTGCCTGATCCCCGGTCATTACGAATCCGGCATGTTCCGCGAAGTCTCCGTTACTCACTAA